Within the Vanessa cardui chromosome 6, ilVanCard2.1, whole genome shotgun sequence genome, the region CCATTACGATGATAATCAGACCCCTGCTACCAGCGATGCAGAGGATATTTACTGCCTCtggacattatttaaaataagaatccaGACCAATATTTTGTTTGATGGGATTAAATCCCTGCATGCAAATATATGTAAcacatatttacttttaaaaaggaATTCCTATTAATCGCTAATGCAAATATTTTGACATTCTTTGTTTGCTTGTCTTTGggcatatatattatacataattttatcatatcataaataatgtttctttatcaaataatctaagtcaaaatagatttttttctgATTCGAAATTCATATTTTAGCAAATGATTTTTGAGGGTACTCATACAATTGAATATCCCTGAAACTTAAGTCATTAAAAGACCTACACGTACCTAATATctcatttcattattaataataaggttAAGTGACTAAGTCGTaggctaatttaaatttgtcattttataatagGTGTATGCACCTGTATAAGCTATCCAAATAGACTGCGTAGAGGCAAAATTTTAACGAGTCATTGGAAAGACGAGCATAGGATAACCTCTGgtatttagaataaaaagtaTCATTAAAGTATCATAAAAGTATCATCAAAACTGGTGAGACATGCAAATAATCATAACATAGGAAATTGGCTTGAGAGATGGCAGCATAGATGGTCAAGTGAATAAGGTTTTTAGCCAGCTGTACTGTAGATCATTTGCAGACAGTTATTGTATGAAAGGCAATTAGTACTCACAGATAAACATTCAAATTGCACGTACGTTGCTCAATAGGATATTAAcgaaatacatatatgtgtaatgtacatacataccGATAATATCgtacataataacaatatttgcgtcgtttttattatatttctgatTTCCATTTTCTCTTCATTCATAATACTTTGTAAGAGATCCCTCTTATTATTGAGTAATCTAACTTAATACTCCATGAAGGCGTTTATGACATTCTATTGTTAATTGTAAAATCACTGAACTCgtatacatgtatttaattttatttatttaaaacgtgaaactttaatttgatatttcaataatacgcATACCTATTGTATTGTTCGTAGGCACAATAAATCAGACCTTTATCAGCTCACGATAAAAAGAAAGCCATAAAATTCCAGATttggtttttgtttattttattttgttggttACTTAATTTGACAATCAGTGACCTCGCTTTGATAACCCCTGACATTGACCATCAGATAGGCATGTTATTAcgttaatatatattcaaatttacaaattatattaactatgattgaatattaaatcaaaaacacaGATTGTTATAAacatctaatattattatttacattaaatgtgtgattacaattatattatgtaattattaagcATTACTTGACAAATATaaacgaattataaattatattgttaaaggAAATTGAAACAATGCTAAAAAAACAGTTcatatgtgtatttttaattatcttaactTCGTATCACACAACTAATAAGtatacagttttattaaaagTCGACTGAGTAACATTGTATCTTTTAACACAGTGGTCGCAAAAGATTCGATAACGATCTAACTTTCGATTGCGGTTTGGTGCtgacttttataaaatacatacacagacagacttttttaatgtttctgatgtcaattatgttttttgtttattaaagtcTTAATttagtgataaaaaataaaacaaaggtgTTCTTTTCAcagtcttaaaataataaagttacaaaaaatatgcactatataaacattttaagttatgttaaattaatttaattattactgtaaTTTTGATCCTGAGCAGTTACagatacatataacataaaggtagagttttatataaaataagtgataCCTATAATACTAGCGAAAACTATAAAGAATTAGGTATTTATCTCACAtttgtacatttgttttttacaattaatagttatttattcaCAAGTGCTTCCAGCGATGGCATCCGATGCCTTCATGCTAAATATTCTATAGTTGATCTCGTTCGGGTCGAGGGACTTGTAAATGAAGCGAGGCAGCTTGTCACTTAGTAACCATAGAGTGCCTTCGTCGTCAACCTgaagtatataaataacaatgatgTAAACATAAACAACTGTTTTATATGCGAATTCCTTCTTGATAAGAAATACCAATTCGAAAATTCAGCTAATCGGTCTTATTTGGAGGAGAGGTTTATGTAAAAACGTTGCTCCACCAAAACCCACTTTTAATCCAAAGAggccattcatttattacgtagGACGATTTATGGGGGAGGACTTTATTATGTTTTCTTACAAGGACCACCCCCTTGTAAGAAAACAAAGGAAGGAAGGAGTGTTGATAGTTCTTACGTAACGTCAAAAAAAGCGcaaagttaatattattatttgtaaaagcgGGAAACCGCACGATTGACGAGGTTCACTCGGATGCGATTCTCGAttcaaaaaaacattaaaataaatcaaatgtgtattatttttttcctttagattcttacgtaataataattaagaaagagGCGGGAGGGTGTCGGTATAGAGAAGacgtttaaaaaatgaatgGTGTCAAAGATACTTTACCTTCAAGTCGTTAAGGAACTCGAACAAGGTTGAATCGTTGAAGAGCAGAGGGTTGTTTTCAGGGGTGTACGGCTTATTCGAATTCCAGCAGCCAATACCATTGCGATTGATCTTAAAAAGAAACagcattgtatattttatgataataaaaatacgacATTCGTGAATTTATATGAGATCATTTCAAATTTTTGCGGACAAACTTGTCAAaacttaacaacaacaacaacgacaacagccagtaaattcccactgctgggctaaaggcctcctctccctttgaggagaaggtgtggaacatattccaccacgctgttccaatgcgggttggtcgaatgcacatgtggcagaatttctatgaaatttgtcacatgcaggtttcctcacgatgttttccttcaccgctaagcacgagatgaattataacaacaaattaagcacacgaatcagcggtgcttgcctggacttgaacccgcaatcatcggttaagatgcacgtgttctaaccactgggccatctcgactcatcaaaACTCAAAACTTATATGTGCAtataattgatgaaatttattattccaAGGTCTTTAACTTATTAGTTAATAGCAATATtagcatttatatattatttttctaatccAATTTAGAGAAATAAAGACGCATTAACAACTTAGACCTTGAATAGACATGATTTCATTGGTTGAGatcaaaatctatttataagGCACTTGTGAAAATATTGCGAGAAAGTTACTATCGGTattatgaaagtaaaattaaagtggatatatgCAGTTACGAGTGggttataaatagatatatttatttatagctggTTGTTCATAATATAGCAAAGCGCTTGAgagatataaacattatttatgctTATATCAGTACATTGCTTTTACTCTATTGATTAGTTTAAGTGAGGTTTTAACTTTGTAGTAACAACggccttatttaaaaataaaaggacAACTGCAGTTAATACTCGTCTTTTCAGGGTTCCGTACAATTTTGTAGGCGCATATTATCaaacagtttttctttttacttaaatCTCTGTTCAAACTTGTACCAATCCTATCATACGATAATGAGTTAACCGTGTTTCTTTTGAGCTACGAAACCCTAAACTATAATGAAATTCATACCATTTGaagaaattaagaaataaattgtgCATACACACATCAAGTCCTCACCGTATTGAGTGGTCTCCATGATCAAATGCAACATTGACATTATGAACCAGATAAATACATGAAAACCTTGTAATATTACCATTTGGAGACAtgatgaaatgtttttatataatgattgacttttttatttttacactagctgtgcccgcgacatatCTACTAcacgtttgaattaaaaaaagatataattactcctaagttactccttattccCCAAATTGGTACAGCCGTTCCGGAGATTAGCCGatacaaacagacaggcagacaaaaattgtaaaaaatcttattttggtatgtgtaccgagtatatatagatatgcattgaataaaaaaggctattttaatattacaaagagacaatccaattttattatatataaatagatgaaCTCATGAACtcataacaattaatatgtatttgcaTCTGACCATCAGTATAATTTGGTATTCTACAACTTTGCTCCTTTGATTTCTTATAAGACACTGTAGGGGTAAGACCGCTAAGGCCACATAGTCagaattactattatataagcTAATATACATCGATAACTATGGATCAGATTCTgatattcgatatttttttttgttttgtttttatggaataggttggcagacgagcatatgggccacctgatggtaagtggtcaccatcaccgctgtaagaaatattaactatttcttacatcgtcaatgtgccaccaaccttgggaactaagatgttatgtcccttgtgcctgtagagttacactggctcactcacccttcaaaccggaacacaacaatactgagtactgttatttggcggtagaataactggtgagtgggtggtacctacccagacgtccTATAAATAGctataaatgtgttatttttcGCTGCTTAGATATTGTATAGAATAcctgaattatataaatagccgGTAACaatatgcatatattaatttaaatatgtaactatGGCTAAAAAATAATGAGGTATGTTTTGTACACAAAACATCGAATTTCatcataaataatgtttttttttttttatttaatgtgacAATcgattatgttaattattttaaaattgagcACCAGTGACCGTGCAAACTACAATGTGATTTCCTGAGTGGTTTTTCCAAGTAGGtattttcgatatattttttacaaattaaatacacaagTTATTAGTATCACACTTAATGCTTTTTCCATTAAATTAGCATAAGTAAATAAGTGCACAGAATACCCAATAACTAATTTGATGTGACGCTTCGTACTTTTAAAACAAGCGAAATCTTAAAATtagtattatgttataaataaaattgaatttttttacctGTGTGTAAAACAGTACGCTCGTATTTGTATCGTAGTAGCTGGCCGAAGATTGGGTACGTTCACCTCTATCGCCCAAAAGCTGCAAAAACAGTTAAACTTTGcaaaaaaagccttttattatagtttatttataatcgtgACTATGGCCCCTTCTATTGATTAGTATTCATAGTTACCGGtctatgtaaataaagtaacagtttCGTCATATTTACTAGTGATATTTGCTAAGATCTAACTTGGTATTCAAACCTTGAAGTCGTGGAATGCCTCCGTTTTGTCAATGTGTGTGTAGTTTCTTAGGAGTTCAGTTGATACGCAGAATTCTTTGGTGCTCGAGAATGCATGGAAAAACATTGTACGGAACCTggaatataagaattattataaataacgcaCGATTAAATAGATTATTAGTTCTACGAATCGAACTTGGTTTTATATTgactatttatttctataactcTACACCTagttcatacaaaaaaataccaaaaaaaaagtttttatagttaaaccaaacaaataaaagtttcaaTGTGAGCTTTAAGTGCTTTGTGTATAATTTGTAGAGCGTAACGTACACAAATGCATGGTCAAATCGATATGCACAAAACAATCCGATCAAGGTCCAAAGAGTATTACGTGATCCACTCACCCATTCTCTCTTGGCTCGGAGAGCGCCAGAGCAAACACTCCATCGGTCCAATGAAACTCGATACCACCGACGTTGTAAGTTCCAGCCAATGGCTCAAAGTGGAAGTAGTGGTGGGAAACGCGCCATGAGTCATCTTGCTTCAAACTATAAACAACGACTCCATAGCCTCCTAAGTCTGGCACGTAAGCGAAGGCATTGTCGCAAGTATTTTTATCCACATCAACCACCTacaaatttacaacaaaaactattataatgtCTTAAAACAGTAAATTCTGAAAACGGATAATTGATCATAAGACTCTTGGACAGAATAAAActtttactatataaaaaatctagtcactcaaataattttattttgtagacTTAATAAATGGACGTAATAATCTTCCTTTaaaaaactaacaataaaatattatgtcaattTCAGTTACATTATGTGTGAAGAATTTCAAACGTATTTCACTTTAATGATATATAAGgtgataaaacaattaattaattaaaagaaaacacgATAAGCAGTACTTGTACAATACATCATTCGAACAATAAATTCTGTCAAAGAGTTCGTTAAAACTTGATTTGATCTCTTGAACGACGTCGaagcttaattattttttgcagCAAAGTTATTATAGCAGTCTATCTATTCATAAATTATAGTTACTACTTCTAAGAATTTTCGATTGTGCAATAGATTACAATTAGGTACATGGTCTACGAATACCTTCATACATTAGTCGTTAATTGAAACAGCTgacagtttaaaataataaagttttttcttaaattgttattatctaTAAACGATTGACTAGgacatttaatatatctttaacaataacataactGTATTACTTACGATGTTAGCGAAGAATGAATCTTCTTTCATATCGGAGACTTTGAAGAAGTAGCGATGAATCAGTTGATTTGTATTTAAGTCGAAAATAACTAAAGAGGGGCCGGCTACTTGATTTGGTGAacctttaaagttaaa harbors:
- the LOC124530540 gene encoding protein yellow-like; the protein is MPKMRAISLIIAVTTAISCQAALPELRFAWKEVDYVWDSPAQRETAVKDGIFVQANNLPLGLARWKNKVFVTVPRWKNGVASSLNYIDLDGAQDQPLKPYPSLKENLVADSAKELPSNSSIISVFRVFVDPCDRLWIMDSGLADILGSPNQVAGPSLVIFDLNTNQLIHRYFFKVSDMKEDSFFANIVVDVDKNTCDNAFAYVPDLGGYGVVVYSLKQDDSWRVSHHYFHFEPLAGTYNVGGIEFHWTDGVFALALSEPRENGFRTMFFHAFSSTKEFCVSTELLRNYTHIDKTEAFHDFKLLGDRGERTQSSASYYDTNTSVLFYTQINRNGIGCWNSNKPYTPENNPLLFNDSTLFEFLNDLKVDDEGTLWLLSDKLPRFIYKSLDPNEINYRIFSMKASDAIAGSTCE